The proteins below are encoded in one region of Neofelis nebulosa isolate mNeoNeb1 chromosome 17, mNeoNeb1.pri, whole genome shotgun sequence:
- the ZNF584 gene encoding zinc finger protein 584, giving the protein MAEEALGLVTFEDVAVYFSREEWGLLNLTQRSLYRDVMLENFALIGSLGFASSRCHVVAQLESEEEFWVPSMVDLTLVSRVEARRGPGLGCPCSLKDGETPTEQMKSYRVYLSEKPSLLGESGKDVPTTLGLLRHQATHSKGKPHRSTEHGEAFQPSSGSQQQQAVHATQKAFKCSDCGKAFPKAFALLDHLVTHPKERPFRCPKGGNASKEKSTHVNYQKIHTGETSHVCTECGKAFSYPSKLKKHQKVHTGIKPFKCDECGKTFNRKDALVLHQRIHTGERPYECSECGKAFSVLSTLIRHRKVHIGERPYECRECGKFFKYNHSFILHQRVHTGERPYECKQCGKTYVTRSGLYQHWKVHTGERPYECSLCGKTFTTRSYRNRHQQFHTEERSYECTECGKAFKHSSTLLQHKKVHTGERP; this is encoded by the exons ATGGCCGAGGAGGCGCTG GGGCTGGTGACCTTTGAGGATGTGGCTGTGTATTTCTCCCGGGAGGAGTGGGGGCTCCTTAATCTGACTCAGAGGAGCCTTTACCGTGATGTGATGCTAGAGAACTTTGCACTTATTGGCTCGCTGG GATTTGCATCTTCAAGGTGCCATGTGGTTGCCCAGCTGGAGAGTGAAGAAGAGTTCTGGGTTCCCAGCATGGTGGACCTGACTCTGGTCAGCAGAGTTGAGGCCAGGAGGGGTCCTGGTCTTG GTTGTCCATGTAGCCTGAAGGATGGGGAAACCCCTACAGAGCAGATGAAGAGTTACAGAGTCTACCTGTCAGAGAAGCCCTCTCTGCTTGGGGAGTCTGGGAAGGACGTGCCTACCACCTTAGGTCTTCTCCGGCACCAGGCCACCCACAGCAAGGGGAAGCCACACAGGAGCACCGAGCATGGAGAAGCCTTCCAACCCAGCTCCGGTAGCCAACAGCAGCAGGCAGTCCACGCCACACAGAAGGCCTTCAAGTGCAGTGACTGTGGGAAAGCCTTCCCAAAGGCCTTTGCGCTCCTTGACCACCTGGTAACCCACCCCAAAGAGAGACCCTTTAGATGTCCAAAAGGTGGAAATGCCTCCAAGGAGAAATCCACCCATGTTAATTACCAAAAAATTCACACTGGAGAAACATCCCATGTGTGTACTGAGTGCGGAAAGGCCTTTAGTTATCCCTCTAAACTGAAGAAGCACCAGAAGGTTCACACGGGCATAAAACCTTTCAAGTGTGATGAATGTGGCAAAACCTTCAACCGCAAAGATGCACTCGTTCTGcaccagagaattcacactggagaaaggccttatgagtgcagcgaatgtgggaaagccttcagcgTTCTGTCTACTCTCATTCGGCACCGGAAAGTTCACATTGGAGAAAGGCCCTATGAGTGCAGGGAATGTGGGAAGTTCTTTAAATACAACCATAGCTTCATTCTTCAtcagagagttcacactggagaaaggccttatgagtgCAAGCAATGTGGGAAAACTTACGTGACCCGCTCTGGCCTGTATCAGCACTGGAAAGTTCACACTGGAGAACGGCCCTATGAGTGCAGCCTGTGTGGGAAGACCTTCACCACCAGGTCCTACCGCAATCGGCACCAGCAGTTCCACACTGAAGAGAGGTCCTATGAGTGTacagaatgtgggaaagccttcaaaCATAGTTCTACCCTTCTTCAGCACAAGAAAGTCCACACTGGAGAAAGGCCATAA